In Pirellula sp. SH-Sr6A, the DNA window GGAGAACACCGTCTCGGAGCGGCATCGCCACCGCTACGAGTTCAACAATGTCTACCGAAGCCAATTCGAGGCACATGGTATGCAATTCTCCGGCCTCAGCCCCGACGGAGGTCTGGTCGAAATACTCGAACTCCCCTCGCACCCATTCTTTCTGGCTGTGCAATTTCACCCCGAATTTAAAAGCAAACCAACGAAATGCCACCCGTTATTCGGGGCATTTGTTGGCGCCGCTATCCAACGCCGCACCGGACGCAATCAACGAAACGCTTCGGCCAAACCATCGGAGTCGACGACCAATCCACCTCCGGTCATCACCCCGTGATCCAACGGTCTCGTTCGTGACACCAGCCCTTCATTGAAGAAGCAGAAGTTGCACCGCCATGGCTTTCTGGAATAGAAAAACCAAAGACTCCGCTCGGCCCGAAGCCGATTCTTCCAAAACGGAAGCACCAGAACAATCGGCTGCACCCAAGTCCGATGCGACAAACAACGCCGAGTCCTCGACGCCCGTCGAACCCGCCGTCGCTGGCCATACCCAGGAGCGAGACGGCAAAGACAACGGGGCGAAAGCGAGTTGGTGGCGCCGGGCGTTGAGCAAAACCAATGAACTGCTCAACACCGACATACGCGACCTTTGGAAGTCGGAAGGACGGTTGGTCGATGATGATTTCTTGAAGGAACTCTTCGCCATCCTCGTTAAGACCGATATGGGGAACGGGATGGCTTCGAAAATCCGGGACTCGATCCACACGCAGTTCCGCGGCCGCCGGATCGATATGGACGAGGCCTTTCAAGTCATCCGCGAAGAACTGGGGAATGCCCTCCGCAGCAAACAATCCCCTCTGGCTCGCTCCAAAACGGGCCCCACGGTTATCCTCGTCGTCGGCGTCAATGGCTCTGGCAAAACGACTTCGATCGCGAAACTTGCCCATCGCCTCACCCGAGAAGGCAATCGAGTCCTCCTCGGCGCCGGCGACACGTTTCGAGCCGCTGCCGTCGAGCAACTCCGCATTTGGTCGGAACGAATCGGTTGCGACATCGTCCAAGGGGAACATGGTTCGGATCCCGGCACCGTCGTCTTTCGAACTTGCCAAAAAGCCATCGCGGAATCGTACGATGTTTGCATCCTCGACACCGCGGGCCGATTGCAAACCCAAAGCAATCTGATGCAGGAACTGGAGAAACTCAAACGGATCATCGCGAAACAAATTCCCGATGCCCCGCATGAAGTCCTCTTAGTACTCGACGCGACCGCTGGCCAAAATGCCATCAGCCAAGCCAAAGGTTTTTCCCAAGCTGCCGGCTGCACCGGAATCGTTCTCGCCAAACTCGACGGTAGCGCGAAAGGGGGCGTCGTCGTCCCTATTGCGGAACAATTCGCTCTCCCTGTGAAGTTCGTCGGTCTCGGCGAAAGCCTCGAGGATCTCGCGGAGTTCCAACCCGACGAATTCGTCAAAGCGTTCTTTCAGTAAGTCACCAACTGACCGCACGCCGCATTCTCACCCGCACCAAAAGAATTGCGAATCGTCGTGGTGATTCCCCCCCGTCGCAATGCCGCCGCAAACTCCTGCTGACGCTCCCTGGGAGAGGGGGCGAGCGCCTTGCCGTCCCCCACCGCTGTACCATTGAGTGGGATCAAGTTCACTTCGACACAAAGCCCCTTGCAAAACGACAACAGTCTCTCGGCATCGAGAAGCGAATCGTTCCAACCATCGAGCAACACATACTCGATCCACACGGGTACGGCGCAGAACTCCGGTGCATCTTTATGTTCTTCCCTGATCGCCTGTATTCGATTGATAGCACGCACCGTCTCGCGCAGGACTTCCAAGTCATTTGGGGCCTTGGGCATCAATAGCCGGCGATCGCTCCCATTCGCCGTGTGCAAACTCAGCGCCATTCGGATCGCAGGAAATCGTCGCACCAACGCCAACATGGCCGACGGAATGCCGGATGTGGAAACCGTTACGAACCTCTCGCGCAGCCCGAACCCTCGGTCGCTCACCATGAATGCGATCGAATCGCACACCGCCTCCAAGTTGTGCAGAGGCTCTCCCATCCCCATTAACACCACGTTGCGCAAATGCCTTCCTTCGCGCTGCGCCAAGCATCGTGCTAAATAGACTTGTTCGAGCATCTCCTCGGGCCTTAGATTTCGCTGAAACCCCATCGTGCCAGTGGCGCAGAACAAACATCCGACCCCACACCCAATCTGCGATGAAATACACGCAGTCGCGCGCCTTCCCTGCTTGGGAAAGAGAACGACCGTCTCGCAATCCTGTTGGGTGCGATTGGATCGAAGCCGGAATTTCACGGCCCCGGACGCGGGCTCACCTACGGTCTGAGCGATGGACCAACTTCGCATCCAATCCGTGTTGGCGAGATGCTGCTCGATAGGCTGCCCCTCGCGCAGTACCTTCCATGCTCTCCGTTTGAGCGAGGCACAACCATCGGGTGCACCTAAGACATGCAACCAATGGGGAGGAATCGTGGCAGGAGCCCCAACCATCATGATTGCTTGCGCTGCGTCCGAACGAAATCCCGGAACTCTTGGGGCCACGCGGTCTCGAAAAAGAGGGGCTCTCCCGTTCTCGGATGCTTCAACCCTAAGCATTCCGCATGCAACGCGATGCGTTGAAATTGCCAAGCCCAGTGGGCCGCCTGCCGCGGTCGATAGCGTGGATCTCCCAAGATGGGATGCCCCAACTCCGCCAACTGCACCCGGATCTGATTGCGCCGACCCGTTTCCAATTTCACTTCGAGTACCGCCGCATCGGACAAAGCGGATTGCACTTTATAATTGGTGATAGCGATCTCCCCCTGTGTCTCGTCGGCGACCAAGATCCGGTTTAGATCGGCGTCGGTCGACAAGTAATTCACCAGACGCCCCTCTGGCGCTTTGGGAACCCCCGCGACGATGGCGACATACTTTCGATGCGGCTTGCGATCTGCGAACTGATCGCGGAGCCGTTCGGCCATCTCCAGCGACTTGGCAATCACCAACACCCCCGACACGCCGCGGTCGAGTCGATGCACACAAAAGGCTTGGGCATTCCGATCTTTCGATTGGTAACGCCGCTGGACAAGCGACAACAGAGTATGGGCTTCGCGGTGTTTTGTGGGAACCGTCAGCAAATTCGCCGGCTTGTTCACAAGCGAAATGTCGTCGTCGTCGTATAGAAATTCAATCGTCCTCGACGACTGCTTTCTCTTCGTCTGCTTGATCGGAGCCACAATCGCCTGCGGGACCAAATCGACGGAAATCTCATCGCCTGCGTCGCATCGAAACCAACCTTGTCGCTTCACTCTCCCATTTACCGCTACGTAGCCTTGCTCCAACAACCCGTCCACCTGGGCGGGCTGCAATTTGAACAAGATCTTCACGACATTCGCCAAACTCCTCGCAGGAACAGGGATCGATTCGGGAAGCGCCTCCGTTTGAATAGCCATAAGAGCTGTTTATTTCCGTCCAAGTACTTGTTGTAAGAACCCTTCGAGCGGTCCGATGTTCTTCAACATCGCTTGATCGAAAGGTGTGCCCGCGGCCAAGGCCCGCACGAGGGCATCGTACTGTCTCTTCCGATTGCCGTCGTTCATAAACCGCACAATTCCAAATCCGATGGTCGCGGAATCCTCATCGTTGAGCCCACCATCCAGAAAACGCTTGAGATTCTCCATCTGCTTCATCGATTCTGGCAATCGGTTCATCCAAGCCTTCACGCGTGCATCTTGCACACCCGAAATTTGCGCTAGGGCTTGCCGCCCCGCTCCATCCGCAAACCATTTGGGCGTCCCCTCTTGAGACCCAATCCAAAGGCTCGCCAACTGCTGCGCCAGAGACGATTCCAATATCTTCGGCTCGCTCGAGTCATAAACAATAGTGATGTAGGCATCCAAAACGTCGGAACGCCAATGCCCAGACCATTCCGCAGGTAGGGAACGGTTCTCCAGCATGGTCCCAAACTCGCTGTAGTCATATCGCTGCTTGAGCGCAAAGACCGTCACGCCCCCTTTGACCAGCGATTCTTTGTTGCGAACTCCGAAGAGTCGCTTCACTTCCTTCTCCGCATTCTTCATCGCTCCCAAGAGACGTTTGGCTCCATCCGCTCCGATATTGCCGATGACGTGAAATCGGTCATCCTTCTCTTCGTCGGGCTCCGACTTCGGTGCAACAATTTGCCATTTCTCTCGGGCTCGAGACACCCGGCGTTCCATAAGCTCCTCATGCTTAGCCTTGGAGGCCCAAGCCTGCGAGATGACGGAATCAAGCCTCGCTTCCTTATTCTCGCCATCGAACGAGGCACCTTCATCGATCCAAGTCGTAACGAGGCGAATATTGTCTTCGGACAAAGCGGGGCGCCCTCCTGCCGGCATCCGCTGCCCAGCCATCCCTCGCAGTTTCTTGACCAATAAACTATCGGCCCCTTTGCCTGGCGTTACGATCGCACCGCTGTCACCGCCGCGCAGGAGCTGATTGAAATTATTAAAAGCGAGCCCTCCCATCGGACGCATTCCTGCGTAGTGACAACCATTGCAATTCGAAGTTAAAATCGGCGCGACGTCGCGGGCAAAGCTAACCGTCTCCTTGCCTGTCGGTGCAGCTGTTTGCAATGGTTTGTCGGGGCCTGCGGCCATATCCGGACCATTGGGACGATTGGCTGACGAAGATCGGACAATCGAAGCCAAGGGAGCTTGCGGAGAGATCCCCTCGGTCTTGGCTCCCTGCTCGATCCATTTTTTGAGCTTGGCCAAGTTCTCTGGCGCGACTTTGCCTCCCCCCCGAGGCATATCTCCTGTTTCGATGGTTTCGACAATGCGACTGGCGACGACGTCCCCTGGGAACAAGACCACCCCTCCCTTGGCCCCCTTCCGGAGCGCTTCCAGAGTGGCCATGCTAAAACCACCGCTGAATTTCTGAATGTGACACCTTCCGCATTGATCGACCATCCACGGTGCAATGTCTCGTTCGAAAACGACAGCATCCCCCCCTTCGGCCTTCGACATCGGCGTTCCGTTTGAATCATCCGGCTTCTTAGCGATGAGTTCTTTCCAATCCGGCAATGGCTCCAAGTCGGCACCTTCAATGGCAAGCAGTTCTTGAAGGCCTGCAATCTGCTGATAGAGCCTTTGCAACTCCCCCCGATCGCGTGGGCTGGCCATGGGAGCGAGAGCCGTAATTCGCTTCGCGCTCGAGGCGGTCGCCTCCAAGGCTTCTTCCAGTTTCTTCGCGTCCATCGCGGCCCGCGCCTTGGAAACCTCGGCTTTGAGCCCCGCGAGCGTGCCGTCTTGGTAGACCAC includes these proteins:
- the ftsY gene encoding signal recognition particle-docking protein FtsY, giving the protein MAFWNRKTKDSARPEADSSKTEAPEQSAAPKSDATNNAESSTPVEPAVAGHTQERDGKDNGAKASWWRRALSKTNELLNTDIRDLWKSEGRLVDDDFLKELFAILVKTDMGNGMASKIRDSIHTQFRGRRIDMDEAFQVIREELGNALRSKQSPLARSKTGPTVILVVGVNGSGKTTSIAKLAHRLTREGNRVLLGAGDTFRAAAVEQLRIWSERIGCDIVQGEHGSDPGTVVFRTCQKAIAESYDVCILDTAGRLQTQSNLMQELEKLKRIIAKQIPDAPHEVLLVLDATAGQNAISQAKGFSQAAGCTGIVLAKLDGSAKGGVVVPIAEQFALPVKFVGLGESLEDLAEFQPDEFVKAFFQ
- a CDS encoding radical SAM protein — translated: MAPRVPGFRSDAAQAIMMVGAPATIPPHWLHVLGAPDGCASLKRRAWKVLREGQPIEQHLANTDWMRSWSIAQTVGEPASGAVKFRLRSNRTQQDCETVVLFPKQGRRATACISSQIGCGVGCLFCATGTMGFQRNLRPEEMLEQVYLARCLAQREGRHLRNVVLMGMGEPLHNLEAVCDSIAFMVSDRGFGLRERFVTVSTSGIPSAMLALVRRFPAIRMALSLHTANGSDRRLLMPKAPNDLEVLRETVRAINRIQAIREEHKDAPEFCAVPVWIEYVLLDGWNDSLLDAERLLSFCKGLCVEVNLIPLNGTAVGDGKALAPSPRERQQEFAAALRRGGITTTIRNSFGAGENAACGQLVTY
- a CDS encoding RluA family pseudouridine synthase — translated: MAIQTEALPESIPVPARSLANVVKILFKLQPAQVDGLLEQGYVAVNGRVKRQGWFRCDAGDEISVDLVPQAIVAPIKQTKRKQSSRTIEFLYDDDDISLVNKPANLLTVPTKHREAHTLLSLVQRRYQSKDRNAQAFCVHRLDRGVSGVLVIAKSLEMAERLRDQFADRKPHRKYVAIVAGVPKAPEGRLVNYLSTDADLNRILVADETQGEIAITNYKVQSALSDAAVLEVKLETGRRNQIRVQLAELGHPILGDPRYRPRQAAHWAWQFQRIALHAECLGLKHPRTGEPLFFETAWPQEFRDFVRTQRKQS
- a CDS encoding c-type cytochrome domain-containing protein, with amino-acid sequence MTASRVVIAIAWELFFMPRIRCFVLCLHLIAIVCATGVGSGIWHRSALAVVYQDGTLAGLKAEVSKARAAMDAKKLEEALEATASSAKRITALAPMASPRDRGELQRLYQQIAGLQELLAIEGADLEPLPDWKELIAKKPDDSNGTPMSKAEGGDAVVFERDIAPWMVDQCGRCHIQKFSGGFSMATLEALRKGAKGGVVLFPGDVVASRIVETIETGDMPRGGGKVAPENLAKLKKWIEQGAKTEGISPQAPLASIVRSSSANRPNGPDMAAGPDKPLQTAAPTGKETVSFARDVAPILTSNCNGCHYAGMRPMGGLAFNNFNQLLRGGDSGAIVTPGKGADSLLVKKLRGMAGQRMPAGGRPALSEDNIRLVTTWIDEGASFDGENKEARLDSVISQAWASKAKHEELMERRVSRAREKWQIVAPKSEPDEEKDDRFHVIGNIGADGAKRLLGAMKNAEKEVKRLFGVRNKESLVKGGVTVFALKQRYDYSEFGTMLENRSLPAEWSGHWRSDVLDAYITIVYDSSEPKILESSLAQQLASLWIGSQEGTPKWFADGAGRQALAQISGVQDARVKAWMNRLPESMKQMENLKRFLDGGLNDEDSATIGFGIVRFMNDGNRKRQYDALVRALAAGTPFDQAMLKNIGPLEGFLQQVLGRK